TGGCTATAACGCTCTTGATAGCCGCCGGCTGCACCTCTAACCAGTCTTCTGAGGAGGAGACGAAAGAGGAAAGTACGGCAAAGAATGATGTGAAAAAGGTACTGGAGCAAATATTCTCTGGACCTGATCAAGAGTTAACCCAGTTTTATGAAGATTATAATCATGAAGAGATTTCTAACTACTACATGGATCAATTCGAACCTTACTTTACGGAAACGTATATGGACGAGGCGATGAAGACCAATTTGGTTAGCAGCTTTCACCAGAAGGCGTATGGAAATGAGGTTAAGATGGATATTGGCAGTATGAGCATTGAGCAGAGTGAAGACAAAGAAACGGCTTATGATTTTAATACTCAAATCGATGTAAGTAATGGTCAATCCGCGAAGGTTAGTGGGAGAGTGAACACGAACGAAGAGGGTAAAATCACTCGAATTCATTACATGGACCCTCAACCATTATTGCACGCTTTCGATACGGCAGTTGAAACAGAAGATGGACTGTTCGAATACGACCGTTCCAGACTGGTAAGTCGTACTGAAAATGAAGCTTATCAGCCTAAGTATCCTACGGTCATGCCTTTTGAAGTGGATGGTGTTGAAATAGAAGCTGGACCCATGGATCAAAAGGACATCTTATTAACCTTTACTTTTCATGCTGAAACGGAGGAAATGGTGGAATTGATGACGGTTAAGGATGGCGATATTTCCTACGAAGATTTGGAGACGAAAGAGGTTTCGGTTGGAGAACAAACGGGAGAATATGCCGGAAACAAAGGGGGTATTCAACGATTGATTTGGAAAGATGGATCGATCACGTATGAGTTGAAAGGGAATGTAAAAGATTTATCAGAAGAGGACCTGATCACAGTAGCGGAGTCTTTTAAATAGTCTCTGTTAGAGTTCAATGTTGATATATAGAAAAAAGAGGAATTCCAAATAATTGGGAGTCCTCTTTAGCATTATTGTCTTATTGAACTAACGCTCGCCTTTAGTTGAAGAATTGTTCTTTTACTTTAACACCGTTAATGAAAATACCTAGTAGGTAATCAGTCATATATCTATTCCACACTCTAACCCAAATTAAATAATTCCGAAATGATTTCATCACTTCCTGGAGTAAACATAAAAATTGAAAACGCAATACATAAGAATCCTATAAATACTAAGCTAATTATTCCTACTCAGCCCTTTAACAACTAAAAATATGCCCGCAAATAATATTAAGAAATACCAAAAACCCATAACCTCACCCCTTAATAGAATAACGTTCCGTACGACCTAGCACCAGTAACTCTATTATTTTTTACAATTAAGTGACTCTTTAATAGCTTTATCAACTACACCACTTACCACATTTAACCTGCGTCGTTAGTTGAACAAAGAAATAACCTTTATACAGTAAACTTAGATAATTTAAGTGTATCATATGTTTCTATATTTGGAATTATATTCCCTTTTATTATCAGATCGTTCTTCGTGACTTCATTTCGCTATGGTAAATGCTCTCTAAAACTTGAAACCACCCAAGATAGTTGCTCAGATACTTGGTCGCCACATCAACAACAAACTTAAACAGAGCCTTTAAATAAGGAATACGGCTGTGAAAAGTAGATTTTCGAAGTGAATAACCAGCAGGAGTTAGAGACGTATATTAAAAACGTAGATCAATCCTTAGAAAAATTCCGCGAGAACCTTAAGGTTATTCATAAGCATGAGGAGGACAAGTATAATGAGGCGGAAGATCCTTAATAAATATCATGGCGTCCTTCGGCAGAGGGGAGGATTATAATGGATGTTTCCACTTTACTTACTTCTATTTTCTTTTTAATTTCACTTGTGTGTCTGTTGTTTATAGGCATTGTAAAAGTCTATTTGGATCAAAAAGATAATCAGCAAAGGTAATTCTTATTGAGGTCACCAGTTTGAGGAGGGAAGAGGGGAAGAATCCATCTTAACTCCCGGTCCCCTGAATACCTGGGTACCTTGCGAAAGTATGTATTAATTCCTATTACTTAGAGAAGTTAAAAGAAATTGAGCTATGAATCGAAAGAGAAGCCCTACAAGCAAAGCAATGCCCCAGATGATTAAGAACTGATCAGATAGTAAAGTGCCAAGTTGAAATCCTAAAAATAATCCTAACGCTATGGCCATTCCTAAAATGATTTGTTGACTGAGTTTCATACACCCACCTCCTGAACAAAGAATATAAAACTCTCCTTCCCCTTCGAGCAGGAATGAAACCCTTTAGGATTCCAATAAATGTTAGACCTGAGGTGGGAATATATGGTACATATAACATGGAAAGTTTACAAGCTCTTTAATGGAGAATTTAGACATGAATATAGGCTTTTTTCATACAATATGTTGGGGTGAAAAAATGCCAAGAGTAAAATACAGGGATTCAGACGTTGCTTTAATGGCCAGAATGATGAGAGCGGAAGCAGAAGGTGAAGGAAAGCAAGGTATGCTTTATGTCGGAAACGTCATCGTTAACCGGGCTCAAGCAGATTGTTTAGACTTTACAGATGTCCGAACCATTCCGCAGGTCATTTATCAAGTGCAAGGCGGCAATTATGCTTTTGAAGCTGTGCAGAAGGGTAATTTATTTTATAACAGAGCGAGATCTGTGGAAAAGAAACTAGCCAAAAGGAATTTGGATTATTGGAGACAGCATCCTGCCAAATATGCTCTTTGGTACTTTAATCCATATGGGCCATGCCCTCCAACGTGGTACGGGGAGCCTTTTACCGGGCAATTTAAAAATCATTGCTATTATGAACCAGCACCGGGTAGTTGCGCCAGCGTATATGCCTAACTATTAATAAGGAATCCTTTCAAAAAAAGGCGATTACTTCATAAGAGTAGTCGCCTTTTTGCGTAGTAGAACGTTTAAGGCATTATTTCAAATCTAAAAAAACAGCAAAGAAAATACTGGCAGCCTCTTATGATTGACGCTTCATCCTACAATTGCTATGATTGCCTTACGACCGTTCGTAAGTTAAGGGATGAATGTAATGAAAATCATGAATAAAAGGAGAAAATATATATGAATCGTGCATGGTTGTTTGTAATAATTGGATCTTTGTTTGAAGTAGGCTGGGTGATGGGACTTAAGCATGCTTATAATAGTGTTACGTGGATAGCGACGAGTATAGCGATTGTCATTTCTTTTGCTCTGATATTTAAAGCCACCCAGAAATTGGCCGTAGGAACGGTATATGCTGTCTTTACAGGTCTTGGTACAACCGGTACAGTATTGATGGAAATGCTGGCTTTCGGTCAGCCGGTCCAGTTTTTGAAGTTATTTCTAATTTTGATCCTCCTTATTGGAGTGATGGGTCTTAAATTAGTCACTGGAGAACCTGAAGCAGAAGGGAGGACATCCTGATGGCATGGATTTTTCTTCTGATAGCTGGAGCCTCTGAAGTTATTGGGATAACAGGGCTGAATTTAATCCTGCGAAATAAAAATGTTTTATCCTTTTTAGTGCTGCTAGTCGGGATGGTCAGCAGTTTCGGTTTCTTAAGTTTTGCGATGCAGTCTCTTCCGATGGGGACCGCTTATGCGATATGGACGGGAATCGGAACTGTAGGATCTGTCCTGGTTGGCATCCTGTTCTTCGGAGAATCTAAGAATTGGCTTAGAATTGTATTTATGGCCATGGTATTATCGGCAGCGGTAGGTTTAAAACTGATCAGTTGATGAATCAGGGCATCTAAATTATGGATATAGGAAGGACGAGTAAGATGAGCATAACTTCGCTACAAATAAAGGAATATTCATTAAAGAATTTCGCGCGAAATGGATATGAAGGAGCATCCATGGCGGAAATAGCTGATGAAGTAGGCATCAAAAAACAGTCGATCTATACTCATTTTAAAGGAAAAGACGACCTTTTCCTTGCCCTGTGCCAGGATGCGTATGAGCACGAAATCAAGTTTGTGATGGATTATATTGAACAGAATAAAGACCTTCATTTAAAAGATTTTCTGTACGGCCTTCTTCTGCAAAGTATCGACCGTTACGAAAAAAACGACTCCACCAAGTTCTGGATCCGTACAGCGTTTTACCCACCGGTTCACCTGAACGATCAAGTCATGCACCTGACCTATAAATATCTGGACAGCTCAGAGGAATTATTGCTTCCGGTTATAGCTTCCGGAAAAGAGAAAGGAGAAGTGGATGCTGAAGTCGGAAAACAGCAGGCTGCATCAGCGTACCTGGCTTTGCTGGATAGTCTTTATGTGGAAATGCTGTACGGAGGCCCGGGCCGTCTGGAGAGAAGGCTAGAGGCTTCCTGGTATCTGTACTGGCGCGGACTTTCTAATCGATCATGAATTGAATCAACCTTAAGAAAAGTGAGGATAGGAGAAGGAGGATCACTGCATCGCAGGTAATCGTTCGTCTATCAGGTAAGGGACGGAGGAATTAGAATGAACTTTTTAAGCTGGTTTGACTGGATCAATCCAACGAATCCATTTGCTTCGCTATTTATGGGGATCCTGTTTTCCATCTTTCTAGGGATTACAGTATGGGTAGAAACCAAAGAGCGAAGGAAAGCTACTGTTACAACGATTATAGGAATTGTGGTCACCTGTATAGGAGTTGGAATCTTAACAGCAGTTGGTTACTATGGATAGCGTGACAGGATTGTAATAATCTTTATTTAAAAATGGCTCAGTTAAAAGTTATTGTTGATTTTTTATAAGAGGCTTATTACGCAAATAGGGCCGGATTGTGGAAGACTCAGTTTCGAGATATTTTGTAGAGAAAGGGGCTCCAGGGAACGACTCGCTTTCCGCGGGCATGTGCTGAGCTTCCTCAGGCTTTGCCTTCCGGGATCTCACCGATCATGTTTATCCCGTTCTTACACTTTTTTAATCTTAATCAAATATCAGAACATAAACGATATGGAGTGCTATCCAGCTCCAGCACCTAGCGTCTAGTGAGACTTCCCTCACTTCTGTACGATAAGGCAACATCGAATCGCTCCGCTCTTCGTGTTTTCTTTATCTCCGCCAGCTCAGTCCAGTCCATACGCCGCTAACCAAGGTGCTTCCGCTTTTAACCTAGGAGTCTTCGCCGTTCCCTTCCGCCCCTTTGCGATCATTGAGAGCTCGAAGTTCTCTGCATACACACCTTCCAATGAACAAGGATCATCTAAAATCCACCTTTATTTTTATGTTTGTTTACGTGTAGGAACCCTGTACTAGAAGCATTTGAGGCAGATACAGCTTGGCTCCTGTCTTCTATAGCAGGGTCCGTTCACTAGATATCGTTGGGGTGGCGGAGGAAACGACGAGACTCCCGCGGGAGAAGGAGTTAGGCGAGACCCCACAGGGAGTGAAACGACCGCGGAGGCTTGCCAGTTCCCCCGCAGGAAAGCGAGTTGTTTCCGTAGCCGCCCTCCCTTTTTTGATAACGGACCCATTTATCTCGAAACTGAGTCTTCAAGTAACGGGAGCTTTACTTTAAGATCAACATTGAAGTTTAACAAAGCCTAAAAATTAAGAACGGACAATTTAATTAGGGTGCACGTTAATAGAGCATTTCTTCGTCATGAAGAATGCTCTATGTTTTTGTCAGAATGGAAAGGTTACTATCGATAAAAATTTATTGTAAAACAATAAATAATAATTTATGATGATAATGATCATAAATTAAACGAGGTGCTGTTATGAAGCAAGGATCCACTTTATTTTTAAAGATTTCTGTATTTCTGATAGGACTTCCTGTGCTTGCATTGTGTATATTTGCGCTTCCCTCGATCGCTAAGGAAGCCTCCAACACTGAATATGCTTCGTTCATTTATCCTGTTTTAGCGGCTATGTATATAGCCGTAATTCCGTTCTTTATTGCTCTGTATCAGGCTCTGAAGCTTTTAAGCTTCATTGATAAGGACCATGCTTTCTCAAGCTCCTCTGTCAAAGCCTTGAAGAAAATTAAATTCAGTGCCGTTACCATAAGTGTCGTGTATATGGCAGCCATGCCTTTCTTCTACTTAATAGGGGAAATGGATGATGCTCCCGGAGTGATCGTGATCGGCCTCGTGATTGTGTTTGCATCACTCGTCATTGCGGTGTTTACGGCCGTTCTTCAAAAGCTATTAAATAATGCCATAGCTATTAAATCAGAGAATGACTTAACGGTATGAGGTGATTACATGGCGATTATAATCAATATTGATGTCATGCTTGCGAAAAGGAAAATGAGCGTCACAGAACTTTCGGAAAAGGTGGGCATCACGATGGCGAATCTCTCCATTTTGAAAAATGGCAAAGCAAAAGCTGTTCGATTTTCAACTTTAGAGGCGATCTGTAAAGCATTAGAGTGCCAGCCTGGTGATATCCTGGAATATAAAAGCGAGGAAGACGATGAAGGGTAGGCAGAATGGCAGCGGGAGGTGGCGTTCATGAGAGCCTTGAAACAACTCGTATATTTCGGCTGGCAGCAGGCTCTCTCCTGTTTGTTTCCCGTTGTTATTTTTGCTTCTTTAGCGATTACTCAAATCTTTTCCCTTCCCCTTCTCCCACGGTATGATTGGCTGCTTATCATTTGTTTGTTCATGCAGTGGGTCATGCTCCGTTCCGGCCTTGAAACACGGGACGAACTTAAAGTCATTACCTTGTTCCACATGATTGGTCTTGCTCTTGAACTTTTTAAGGTACATATGGGGTCCTGGTCCTATCCAGAGGAAGGGTATTCCAAGGTCTTTGGCGTGCCATTGTACAGCGGATTTATGTACGCAAGTGTGGCCAGCTATCTTTGTCAGGCGTGGAGGAGGCTGGATGTTCGACTCGTGAAGTGGCCGTCTTCTTTGGTCGTTGTCCCTCTGGCAGCGGCGATCTACTTGAATTTTTTTACCCATCATTACTGGATAGACGTACGCTGGTGGTTATCTGCCCTCGTCATACTCGTCTTCTGGCAAGCGTGGGTAAACTATGAAGTGAATGGAATACGCTATCAAATGCCGCTTGCTCTTTCCTTTGTGCTGATCGGATTTTTTATATGGATCGCGGAAAATATCGCCACCTATTTTGGCGCCTGGGAATATCCTTATCAGCGTGACGCCTGGAGTCTTGTTCACTTAGGGAAGGTAAGTTCGTGGCTGTTATTAGTGATTGTAAGCTTTCTCATTGTCGCGACCTTGAAGCGGGTAAAAGGGGAAAGCGCAACAAAAAGCCGCACCCGTATGCCCACGTTGGATCGTAAGTCCTTATAAAAAGGATTCCAAATCATTTCAAAGTAAAGAAGGTGGCTTGAATTGGACCATAAAGTTTGTTTGATTACAGGTGGAAATTCAGGAATAGGAAAAGCGGCTGCCATTCAACTGGCGCAAAGCGGAATGAAAGTGATGATCGCATGCAGAAATGAAGAAAGAGGCAGAGCCGCGTTACAAGATATAAAAAGCTCAAGTGATCACGATCAAGTTGAACTGCTGGTATTAGATATGAGCTCCCAGGCGTCTATTTGTCAGGCAGTGGAAATGTTCAAATCGAAACATAGTAAACTCGATGTTCTTATTCATAACGCAGCTGATTTTGATATTACCAGGAAGACCCCTGAATATTCTGAGGATGGGATCGAAACCGTCTGGGCAACCAATCATATTGGACCTGTACTGTTAACCAGTCTGCTGACCCACGAACTAGAACAAAGTGAACAGGGAAGAGTCATAACGGTCGCCTCCCAGGGTTTGATGCTGCACCCTTATTTGAAAGTGAATGTGAAGGATCCTGAATTTAAAACGGGAGGATATCGTGTAGCGAAAGCCTATTATCAGTCCAAGCTGGCACAGGTCATGTACACGTACTGGCTGGCAGAGCAATTAAAAGACACCCGCGTAACTGTTAATGCTGTGAGGGTGACGAACGTGAAGGTTGATATAAGCCGATACCCCGATTTATCAAAAGTCATGAAGATTTTATATTCCATAAAAAGCCGCTTTTCTATTTCGCCGGAAGAGATGGCTGAAACGTACACGTATTTGGCGCGTTCTCCTGAGATGAAAGAAGTAACCGGAGAATACTTCAATGAAAAGAATAAGATCGTTTCTTCCTCACGCTATAGTAAAAAGAAGCGAAATATCGAGGAAGTAATGGAATTGACTATGAAATATTTGTAGTCATTAAATAAAAAACAGAAACACCACTTATTTGTATGTAAATAGGTGGTGTTTTTTATGATGAAAACAGTCGTTTATTGGAAATTTCACCTCTAAAAATTTGAAAAATATGTTACGATTTAGATAATTATCAGCTTACAAATGAGCATTTTAAATTTAGTTTCTCTCGTTCTCTAAACAGCAAATAGATTTATCGTTATGAATTTTGAAAGGGGATACAAAACGTTGAATACAAAATACCTGGACTTACTCGCCCAAAAATATGATAGTGAAGAAAAAGTGGTCACTGAAATTATTAATCTTAAAGCTATACTTAATCTGCCCAAAGGCACAGAGCATTTTGTCAGCGATTTGCACGGGGAGTATCAAGCCTTTCAACATGTATTAAGAAATGGTTCAGGGAAAGTAAAAGAGAAAATCACCGATCTATTTGCCGAAGAGTTATCCGAAAAAGAAATGAATGAGTTCGCGACGCTAGTCTATTACCCAGAAGAAAAGATCAGGCTGATCAAAAACAGCTTTGATAATGAAAAAGAATTGAACCATTGGTATGGGCAAATCATCGAACGTATGTTGAAGCTTGTTTCATATGCTTCCTCCAAATATACCCGATCCAAACTTCGGAAAGCCTTACCCAGCCAGTTTGCGTACGTTATTGAAGAGCTGCTTTACAAAACAGATGAATTCACCAATAAGGAGCAGTATTATTCTAAGATTCTTCAGCAGATTATCTCCCTCGGCCAGTCGGATAAGCTCATCATCGGTCTCGCTTATACCACCCAGCAGCTGGTGGTGGACCATCTTCATGTCGTGGGAGATGTGTATGATCGAGGTCCCGAACCTGACAAAATCATGGAAACCCTCATTAATTATCACTCGATTGATATTCAGTGGGGGAATCATGATGTCCTATGGATTGCAGCCTATGCAGGCTCAAAGGTCTGTCTCGCTAATATCATTCGAATCTGCGCACGCTACAACAATTTAGAGATTATCGAAGATGCGTATGGAATTAATCTTAGACCGCTTCTTAATCTTGCAGAGAAATACTATGACGACAATCCTGCCTTCCGTCCTAAGATCAATCCAGGCGAAGAACCATCTGATCATGAAAGATTACAAATTACGAAGATTCACCAGGCCATTGCCATGATTCAGTTCAAACTGGAAAGCCCTATTATCAAAAGACGCTCCTATTTCAATATGGAAGATCGACTTTTGCTTGAGAAAGTAGATTACGACAGGAATGAAATCACCATCCACGGGGAAACCTACCCCCTTGAAGATACCTGCTTTGCCACGGTGGATCCTGAGCATCCTGAACAGCTTCTAGAGGAAGAAGAGCAAGTGATGGAGAAACTATTATTCTCTGTTCAGCATTCAGAAAAGCTGGCCAGACACATGAACTTTTTCATGAAAAAAGGAAGTCTTTATCTGAAATATAACGGGAACTTATTAATTCATGGATGCATTCCGCTGGATGAACAAGGAAACATGGAAAAAATGACGATTGAAAATCGAACCTATGGCGGAAGAGAATTACTTGATGTTTTTGAGCACTATCTACGTTACGCTTTTGCCCATCCTGAAAAGACCGACGATCTTGCAACGGACATGTCCTGGTATTTATGGACAGGGGAATATTCCTCTCTTTTCGGGAAACGGGAGATGACCACGTTCGAAAGGTACTTTATTAAAGATAAGAAAGTCCATAAAGAAAGAAAAAACCCTTATTATCATTTGCGGGAAGATGAGGAGACCTGCCGGGAAATACTCACTGACTTTGGTCTGAATCCAGACCAGGGGCATATCATCAATGGCCACACACCGGTTAAAGAAATAGATGGGGAAAATCCCATTAAAGCCAATGGAAAGATGATTGTAATCGACGGAGGATTTTCCAAGGCTTATCAATCCAAAACGGGCATAGCCGGCTACACGTTATTATTTAATTCCTACGGCATGCAGCTGGTTGCTCACCAACACTTTAATTCTAAAGAGGAAGTGCTGCGAAATGGAACGGATGTCTTATCGGTGAAAAGATTGGTGGATAAGGAGCTTGAGAGGAAAAAGGTTCTTGAAACAAATGTGGGAGAGGAATTACTGCAGGAAATTTATATTTTGAACAGTTTGATGGAATATCGTTATATAAATTGAGTGTGTTTCTTTTGAAGAAAAGCCAGCTAATGTAGCTGGCTTTTTCTATGAGTTATCTCGAAACGTCATCTTCCACACACGGGCAGGATCGTTGAACCAAGTCGAAGTTGTTCAGACGCTTTGAGTCGCGCTTTTTTGAATACAACGGTGAAGATGATCATAAGCTGGGATTTTATTATGTATAAAATAGAGCCACTTCCAATAAGGTCAGTGGCTGAATGCAAATGTGTAATTGCAGAACTTTCAGCTGATTAAGTGCCGCAAGGACCTTTCCGTCCTAGCAGAGTACCTCATTGAGTAGCCGTAATGGATTCTAGATACTGTCTGGGGCTTCCATAGAATACGATTTGTCTATAGGCAGGGTAAGTGGAATCGAAGGATACAAAGATAGGGGCATCAAGCAGAAAGGGATAATGGGCGTATAATTGTCGATCTCCATAAACCATGCCTTTTAACGCGGTAGTCATTTCTTTATTAAAAATGTTAAAGCGATATTCTGCGGTTTGCTGGCTGAACTCTCCACCATCGACGTAGGCTTTTCCCAATAGATAAAGTTGATTCTGCCCGTTCATTTTCCATTCAACCAATAC
The Halobacillus halophilus DSM 2266 DNA segment above includes these coding regions:
- a CDS encoding DUF4367 domain-containing protein, which encodes MIKKLLLMAITLLIAAGCTSNQSSEEETKEESTAKNDVKKVLEQIFSGPDQELTQFYEDYNHEEISNYYMDQFEPYFTETYMDEAMKTNLVSSFHQKAYGNEVKMDIGSMSIEQSEDKETAYDFNTQIDVSNGQSAKVSGRVNTNEEGKITRIHYMDPQPLLHAFDTAVETEDGLFEYDRSRLVSRTENEAYQPKYPTVMPFEVDGVEIEAGPMDQKDILLTFTFHAETEEMVELMTVKDGDISYEDLETKEVSVGEQTGEYAGNKGGIQRLIWKDGSITYELKGNVKDLSEEDLITVAESFK
- a CDS encoding cell wall hydrolase translates to MPRVKYRDSDVALMARMMRAEAEGEGKQGMLYVGNVIVNRAQADCLDFTDVRTIPQVIYQVQGGNYAFEAVQKGNLFYNRARSVEKKLAKRNLDYWRQHPAKYALWYFNPYGPCPPTWYGEPFTGQFKNHCYYEPAPGSCASVYA
- a CDS encoding DUF817 domain-containing protein, yielding MRALKQLVYFGWQQALSCLFPVVIFASLAITQIFSLPLLPRYDWLLIICLFMQWVMLRSGLETRDELKVITLFHMIGLALELFKVHMGSWSYPEEGYSKVFGVPLYSGFMYASVASYLCQAWRRLDVRLVKWPSSLVVVPLAAAIYLNFFTHHYWIDVRWWLSALVILVFWQAWVNYEVNGIRYQMPLALSFVLIGFFIWIAENIATYFGAWEYPYQRDAWSLVHLGKVSSWLLLVIVSFLIVATLKRVKGESATKSRTRMPTLDRKSL
- a CDS encoding helix-turn-helix domain-containing protein, with protein sequence MAIIINIDVMLAKRKMSVTELSEKVGITMANLSILKNGKAKAVRFSTLEAICKALECQPGDILEYKSEEDDEG
- a CDS encoding staygreen family protein; the protein is MSSFDPRKLSVTYLPPADTAHPLVGRKYTLTHSDSTAELFLDIGYVFNFEAVNPKVRDEVLVEWKMNGQNQLYLLGKAYVDGGEFSQQTAEYRFNIFNKEMTTALKGMVYGDRQLYAHYPFLLDAPIFVSFDSTYPAYRQIVFYGSPRQYLESITATQ
- a CDS encoding TetR/AcrR family transcriptional regulator, whose protein sequence is MSITSLQIKEYSLKNFARNGYEGASMAEIADEVGIKKQSIYTHFKGKDDLFLALCQDAYEHEIKFVMDYIEQNKDLHLKDFLYGLLLQSIDRYEKNDSTKFWIRTAFYPPVHLNDQVMHLTYKYLDSSEELLLPVIASGKEKGEVDAEVGKQQAASAYLALLDSLYVEMLYGGPGRLERRLEASWYLYWRGLSNRS
- a CDS encoding DMT family transporter, translating into MAWIFLLIAGASEVIGITGLNLILRNKNVLSFLVLLVGMVSSFGFLSFAMQSLPMGTAYAIWTGIGTVGSVLVGILFFGESKNWLRIVFMAMVLSAAVGLKLIS
- a CDS encoding fructose-1,6-bisphosphatase, yielding MNTKYLDLLAQKYDSEEKVVTEIINLKAILNLPKGTEHFVSDLHGEYQAFQHVLRNGSGKVKEKITDLFAEELSEKEMNEFATLVYYPEEKIRLIKNSFDNEKELNHWYGQIIERMLKLVSYASSKYTRSKLRKALPSQFAYVIEELLYKTDEFTNKEQYYSKILQQIISLGQSDKLIIGLAYTTQQLVVDHLHVVGDVYDRGPEPDKIMETLINYHSIDIQWGNHDVLWIAAYAGSKVCLANIIRICARYNNLEIIEDAYGINLRPLLNLAEKYYDDNPAFRPKINPGEEPSDHERLQITKIHQAIAMIQFKLESPIIKRRSYFNMEDRLLLEKVDYDRNEITIHGETYPLEDTCFATVDPEHPEQLLEEEEQVMEKLLFSVQHSEKLARHMNFFMKKGSLYLKYNGNLLIHGCIPLDEQGNMEKMTIENRTYGGRELLDVFEHYLRYAFAHPEKTDDLATDMSWYLWTGEYSSLFGKREMTTFERYFIKDKKVHKERKNPYYHLREDEETCREILTDFGLNPDQGHIINGHTPVKEIDGENPIKANGKMIVIDGGFSKAYQSKTGIAGYTLLFNSYGMQLVAHQHFNSKEEVLRNGTDVLSVKRLVDKELERKKVLETNVGEELLQEIYILNSLMEYRYIN
- a CDS encoding DUF2975 domain-containing protein, producing MKQGSTLFLKISVFLIGLPVLALCIFALPSIAKEASNTEYASFIYPVLAAMYIAVIPFFIALYQALKLLSFIDKDHAFSSSSVKALKKIKFSAVTISVVYMAAMPFFYLIGEMDDAPGVIVIGLVIVFASLVIAVFTAVLQKLLNNAIAIKSENDLTV
- a CDS encoding DMT family transporter, with translation MNRAWLFVIIGSLFEVGWVMGLKHAYNSVTWIATSIAIVISFALIFKATQKLAVGTVYAVFTGLGTTGTVLMEMLAFGQPVQFLKLFLILILLIGVMGLKLVTGEPEAEGRTS
- a CDS encoding SDR family NAD(P)-dependent oxidoreductase yields the protein MDHKVCLITGGNSGIGKAAAIQLAQSGMKVMIACRNEERGRAALQDIKSSSDHDQVELLVLDMSSQASICQAVEMFKSKHSKLDVLIHNAADFDITRKTPEYSEDGIETVWATNHIGPVLLTSLLTHELEQSEQGRVITVASQGLMLHPYLKVNVKDPEFKTGGYRVAKAYYQSKLAQVMYTYWLAEQLKDTRVTVNAVRVTNVKVDISRYPDLSKVMKILYSIKSRFSISPEEMAETYTYLARSPEMKEVTGEYFNEKNKIVSSSRYSKKKRNIEEVMELTMKYL